The Coregonus clupeaformis isolate EN_2021a chromosome 37, ASM2061545v1, whole genome shotgun sequence sequence AGGAGATCAATAGgtgtgcagtgtaatgtgtaCTTCAATAATGTCACATACTTTAAAACTTTAAGAATTTGTGAAATACTGCACAGTACTGGCAATATGTTGGCCAAATCTTTCTCAGCAGCAATGATACTGTGATTTCTGGAGCAACTTCTGAGAAGGTGATGGATGTATTGTGACGTCTACTGAAACTAGTATCCCTTCATTCCCCATTGCTTTCCACTGAAACATTCTGTGCTGTATTGTGGTGTTCTCTGTCTCTGACCGTGTACTCTGACCGTGACCTTGTACCGTATCCATGACATTCAAAGCCTTAATCAATCAAACTCAGACCATATCTGATGATAGTCAATGTATTTAGTCGTACAATTTCAACTAGATATccacaactatgcattaagaaaTTCTAGTAAcctactgggatagtggtgtATAATTATAAAATAACGTATTGTTTGCTGTTACTGTATTTCTTTAATTAATGATCTTTTAACAGAAAATAATAGAATATCTTTATTTTCACAAGAACTTACAAGATATTAGACAGTACAATATtacacattaaatacattttccagAAACAGAATCTATTGTGCCCAGTGTGAAGAAAATAAAATCAGTAAGATCCTATCGCTGTGGATAGTCAGTCTGTGAGGCTATACAGGGCCTCTCTACTTTATAATGCAAGACTGAAAAATAACATATTAGTGTGTCTACAGTACTTTAGTCCACAGTTAACCTTTACAGACTCAATTGAAAATTTGGATTCCAGACTGATGTTTGTCATGTTAGGCCTGCAGATATATAAGACTTTACTATCAGCCTTGAATTTACTTTCAAGTGTTCGTATTGATGGTCATGCATCTCTCAGCAATCCCAGTAGCAAAATTGAGCGCAGACCTTTTTAATACTAAGGTATTTAGTTTCTACTAAATCAAAACTTGTCCAAGATTGCCATAGATTTGTCCTAGTGGTATATTGGTATAGTGAATATATTTTCTACATTAATCAATCTTAAAAAGGTGATGCAAATTCTACTGATTTGGCAGGCAGTTCTGGTTAATTCAAGCCTTTATTGGAAAAAAGGTTTAGAAATGGCCGACAGCACCTTCTCCATCAAGGCCATCCAGAAAGTCCACAATTTCCTTAGCTCTGTCTCCTCCATTATGGACAATGGACAACAGAACACGAATACTGCTTTCACGTTGGTCAGTGGGTAGCATAATTTCTGCTGCCTTCTTGTGGAAATCAATTGACCTGGAAGCATCTTTCTTTTCATAAAACAGATGTTTGGCATACCAGTAGTAGATTTTTTGTAAATCCTGTGGTTCCATTCCTTCTCTATCAAGAAGTAGGTCCTCAAATATCTTATCTGCTCTATCAACTCTGCCAGATTCTTTGTACATGGCAGACAGTTCCAGTTTTACTGCAAGGGATTTTGGGTAGAGTGTGACCACCTCTTCATACAGGTTGACTGCATTTTCAATCAGAATATGCCTCATTGGGTTGATTTTCTCTTCCGGAGAGAAAATCTTCCATTTGTAACACTTCCCAAGATGCCTCTTCAGCTGGCGTGAATCAGGGTGTCTCTCCAGGGTCCGTCTTGCCAGGTCAATGCTTGAATCATGAGAGATGTAATCTCTGAAAAAATCCAGCAACATTCGATATCCACCAAAGTTCTCCAAAGGCTTCTCTGTCACTTTCTTTGCGAGTTTACGTGCTTCCTCAACCTGGCCATTCTCTGCAAGCCTCTGCAGGTACATCGCTGTGATGTACAAATCTTCTGGATCCAATTCTTTAGCAATCCGTAGCTGCTTCAACATCTCAGATCGCATCTTTGGGGTAATGTCTTTCCTATCAACTGATTTATTAAATGCCATGGCATAGCCGCAGCGCAACACCTTGTTCTCAGGGTCCCCTTTTAAGGCCATCTGGAAGCAATATACTGCTGCCTTCCTCTTGCTTACATCAAACTTATTCAAAGTCCAGGCCCTTTCACCCCACACTACACCTGGGCAGAGCAAAGGTTTGTCCCGCAGTAGTTTCCCCACCTTCTCCACATAGGTCTGGCTCTCTGTCAGCTCCCCTTGGTGATAGTGCACCCAGGCCAGGTTCCCATAGTGGACCACAAGACTTAGCTCCACGTCGTCTGGACTGCTTTGGCGAATGGCCTCTTCAGCCTTCTTCAGGCATTGAAGAGCGTCCTCTGAGGAGCCCAGAGCATGGTGTAGGTAAGCCAGGAAGTTGTACAGATAACCCTCCCAGGAACATTGAACCCCCTCGCTGTTGCTGATATCTATCATCGTTTCTCTGAGGCTTTGAAGTTTAGATCTGCTGTAGTCCAGCTTCCAGGTGAAGTGGCATTCCAAACCGTGCAGCTTAATTAACAATGAGGTCTGGGCCATTCTGGTTAAATAAAGACAAcagtttaatatatatatatatatatatattttttttttgtgggtagatcagcttaatatagcagatagattgtaacttccatcaatgtaattgtctgcatcacttccaatcccccatgttttttatatatatactcccctttattactttccaaccccgccatcctttccctacttggggtaaattagtgaacaacaatgcttaggcctctacttccagcttatacttactatctacattttatggacacagtcaattttacaataattatattttgtttgttttttctcctgaacttcttctactctcaacctctcagatcattttcatgatgtccatccggtttgcttctatatgccatatctttctaactgtgctctttcccaaaagctcccaacatacaacctatatacttattatggacacagtatgcttacattattagttatcttgttattatttgttgttagttgttattagtcccatccttcaactccattcaacacctcccatctatctcttaacaccatccatataggattcctatttgccatatatatttcaactgtactgtgatgttttacaaaagttctgaaccttactattctcattgtttctacagattgtgaattaaaaataaacatttttgctaaaagtattattatattattgatcgattgactatgacttttcagatcacccagtaatgctacctgcaaggttagctccaggtaaatattgcaatcctttagccattcctggacctgtgtccaaaaacaagctacaaatggacagtaccaaaacagtTTAATTTCATTTATTTTCATTATTACCAATGCCTAAGGGAGATATTTAAGACCTGGATGGGGAACCAAGGACTCGTAGAGAGAGAGATCACTTACCTCGTAGTTGTGCAAGAGAAAGCCATCTTGTGGTCTCTGAGTTTCAAGACAGAGCAAATAAATCTGATTAGATACCTCACTGACTCTATCCTGATtttatactgtatggaccacaTTGTTATCTTCGAATGGGCGGGTTATGCTGACATTACCTCACTTTACAAACAAGTATTGTGTTTTGTTTCTAGCAAATAGAAACTAAAGCAAATGAGTGTGtgcctagggctgttacggtgaccattttaccgccacaccagcagtcacgagtcatgaaggcagtcagaTTCCACTTGACCGTTTAATCACGGTAATTAGTCTtatccaagctctgatgctgctgatggtcattagtagcttaccaaacttgctaactgcctggtactcagcactctattgtcacTCTAATCATTCTGCATCTGAGCGAAACGCATGTTGTTTGATGTTGAACGCTGAACGAGAGACCTCGGTTAATTGATTTTGTAAAGCTGGCAGTGTTTCATGGTAAATTTTCTTTTGCTATACTTTTATTTTGGATCCTGCGGCTCTGTTGGGCTTAGTTGCTGTGAGTGCTGCTGTCTGTCCCGGGATCCTTCCAGATTCCACATAGGGGGAGAGACACGGAAGCCCAGCTAGCCTTGCTGGCTCGGCGGTCTCAAATGGAGGTCACTATTGAACATTTCCAGCGCTGCAGGAGCTGTGTTTACTTTGCTTTGTTCCGGGACAATGTGGACCgcagtgactttcaatgtagcAACTGCTTGCTTGCGGAGGACTACAGGGGCGAAGTGGCTACTCTTAGCAAGCAAGTAGCAAACCtacacaagctactggggaaTCCACGCCTGCCTACTTTTTATATTTCTTCCACCCCAGTAGCCGCTCTGGTCTGGTGGAAGTGTCGCCGCCGTGTCGGCTCTCCACAGCCGACTGGCCGGTGCTCAGCAGGGATCCATCCCTGAAGGGGTATCCTCCTTCCCTGGAGAACAGAGCTGTTCTCGACCCAACCAACCAGCCATGGAGATACGTCACTCGCCGTGGAAGTCAAAGAAAGCGTCCTCTGGCAACGGGGGTCTCCTTGGAGATGTTAAGCCCGGACCTGACACAGACCAGAAACTGCTTTGCTGCCCTAGATCCAGAGGTTCCGGCGCCTTCTTCCTTAGGGGCTTCCCATTCGAGATCGGATCCAGAGGTACCTGTGTCTTCGTCTtctgttctgtctccctctccggtTGCTTCTACCTCGGGTTCAGATCCTCAGAGCTCCCACCCTCATCAGACCGTGAGGGTGCCTGAGAGACCGGCCCATTCAACATCACCAGCTGTCATCATCGGCAGCTCTATGGTGAGAAACATCTCAGTTCCCAATGCAAAAACCCtgtgctacccaggagcacgagtacaggactgtcgtagtccatgtggggtcaaatgACATCAGGAGGGCTAGCTCGGAACATCTGAAAATGGATTTTGAAGAACTGATTTCAGCATGAAAAAACTGCCAATAATTTCAGGTCCAGTACCATTGTTGGGCCGCgggtgtgaaagattcagcaggctactggcattacacatctggctaaaagattactgtagctctgttggaatcacttttatagaAAACTTTGACATCTTCTGGAAACAGAAGCTACTCTACAGGAATGATGGAGTCCATCCAAATCGtcttggctcctggactctgtccacgTATTTCAAGGCTGCATTGAATTAATGACAcaagaccagctcagttaatccctaccatggTGACAATGAGTCATCATAATGCTgcatcaaatgtacattatcctaggggtgttagcaaacacaatgtaagtaacttaatttatgtccccctaattgccctgaatacctctgttgatcctacagctattgtatgcagtaatcattagcctatgaaccagagttacacggaggcggtgtgccctagtagaaagaccactgtgtgcagctcaccctgcgcTTTCAGCTCtaatataaataacatgagcaagtcTACTTCTGATAAAGCATTAAAAATAATCAAGCAACCCAGAAacgtgctaaaaatagcccatattaacatatgcagcctgagaaacaaggttcatgaagtcaataacttgcttgtaacagatgacattcatatcatgttaaatactgttgaagtaatacggctacaggttcatctgcctcacctaaagcccattcttgtgggaagctgctatagaccacgaAGTGCAAACAGTCAGTATTTGgataatatgttgtgaaatgcttgataatgtatgtgatatcaacagagaagtatattttctgggtgatttaaatattgactggctctcatcaagctgcccactcatgAAAAAACtccaaactgtaaccagtgcctgcaacctggttcaggttgtcagtcaactaccagggtatttacaaacagcacaggaatgaaatcatcaacatgtactGATCACatatttactaatgctgcagaaatttgctttaaagcagtatccaaagccatatctaggaaaaccaaagttccaaaggctgggcctaatatagtgtataagaggtcatacaatacgttttgtagtgattcctatgttgatgatgtaaagaatatttgctggtctgtggtgtgtaatgaggagcaaccagacgctgcacttgacattttatgaaattgcttattccagttactaataagcacacacccattaagaaaatgactgtaaaaactgttaaatccccttggattgatgaggaattgaaaaatggtatggttgagacggatgaggcaaaaggtatggcaaataagtctgccagcccaactgattggcaaacgtacagcaaattaagaaatcatgtgactaaactaaacaaaaataaaaataaactatactatgtaacaaaaataaatgatataaagaatgaaagctttggagcaccttaaatgaaattttgggaaaaaaggcaaactcggctccatcattcattgaatcagatggctcattcatcacaaaacccattgatattgccaactactttaattacgttttcattggcaagataagcaaacttaggtatgacatgccagcaacaaacgctgacactacacatccaagtatatctgaccaaattataaaAGGCAAgaattgtacttttgaattccgtaaagtcagtgtggagaggggaaaaaaatattgttgtctatcaacaatgacaagccaccggggtctgacaatctggatggaaaattacttaggataatagcggacgatattgccactcctatttgtcacatcttcaatttaatcctacaagaaagtgtgtgccctcaggcctggagggaagcaaaagttattccgctacccaagaatagtaaagccccctttactggctcaaatagccgaccaatcagcctgttaccaacccttagtaaacttctggaaaaaatggtgtttgaccagatacagatctatttcacagtaaacaaattgacaacagactttcagcatgcttatagggaaggacactcaACAAGGACAGCACTtatacaaatgactgatgattggcagagagaaattgatgataaaatgatTGTGGGGGTTGTCTTGTTAGAcatcagtgcagcttttgacattatcgatcatagtctgctgctgaaaaaacttgtgttatggctgctgctataatgtggataaagagttacttgtctaacagaacacagagggtgttctttaatggaagcctctcaaacataatccagggtagaatcaggaattccccagggtagctgtttaggccccttactttttaaaattatttactaatgacatgccactggctttgagtaaagccagtgtgtctatgtatgtggatgacacaacactatacacgtcagctactacagcaactgaaatgactgcaacacttaacaaagagctgcagttagtttcggaatgggtagcaagggataagttagtcctaaatatttccaaaactaaaagcattgtatttgggacaaatcattctcTAAACCTCAACTATATCTcctaatgaataatgtggaaattgagcaagttgaggtgactaaactgtttggagtaaccctggattgtaaactgtcatggtcaaaacatattgatacaacagtagctaagatggagaggtctgtccataataaagcgctactttgccttcttaacaacactatctacaaggcaggtcctacaggccctagttttgtcgcacctagactattgttcagtagtgtggtcaggtgccacaaagagggacttaggaaaattgcagttgcctcagaacagggcagcacgactgacccttaaaagtacacagagcgctaacattaatgacatgcatgtcaatctctcatggctcaaagtggaagagagattgacttcatcactacgtATTTttttaagaggtgttgacaagctgaatgtaccgagctgtctatttaaaatactagcacacaactcggacacccatgcataccccacaagacatgccaacaGAGGTCTATTCACAgtctccaagtccagaaaagactatgggaggcgcacagtactacatagagccatgactacatggaactgtattccacatcaggtaactgatgcaagcagtagaatcagataaaaaaaacaggtaaaaatacacctcatggaacaacggggactgtgaagagacacacacaaaggtacagacacatgcatacgcatacattgtgatattgttgtatggtggtattaaacattttatattgtagatatgtagtggtgtaataatgttagatgatgtactgttttatcttttgttttatac is a genomic window containing:
- the LOC123482757 gene encoding interferon-induced protein with tetratricopeptide repeats 1-like yields the protein MIDISNSEGVQCSWEGYLYNFLAYLHHALGSSEDALQCLKKAEEAIRQSSPDDVELSLVVHYGNLAWVHYHQGELTESQTYVEKVGKLLRDKPLLCPGVVWGERAWTLNKFDVSKRKAAVYCFQMALKGDPENKVLRCGYAMAFNKSVDRKDITPKMRSEMLKQLRIAKELDPEDLYITAMYLQRLAENGQVEEARKLAKKVTEKPLENFGGYRMLLDFFRDYISHDSSIDLARRTLERHPDSRQLKRHLGKCYKWKIFSPEEKINPMRHILIENAVNLYEEVVTLYPKSLAVKLELSAMYKESGRVDRADKIFEDLLLDREGMEPQDLQKIYYWYAKHLFYEKKDASRSIDFHKKAAEIMLPTDQRESSIRVLLSIVHNGGDRAKEIVDFLDGLDGEGAVGHF